From one Bacillus sp. FJAT-42376 genomic stretch:
- a CDS encoding NAD(P)-dependent alcohol dehydrogenase — protein MITAKARAVDGPDKPFKEAEITRRDLDSKDVLIEIKFAGICHSDIHTAHGEWGEVNYPLVPGHEIAGIVTDVGPEVTKYKVGDRVGVGCMVDSCGECENCQKGEEQYCLKGNIPTYAGVDKYGEPTQGGYSTHIVVVEDFVLSIPDNIELDAAAPLLCAGITTFSPLHHWKAGPGKKVAVIGLGGLGHMAVKIAHAMGAEVTVLSQSLKKKEDGMRFGAADYHATSDPETFEKLAGKFDLIINTVSAKLNLDSYLSLLTLDGSLVNVGAPAEPLSLNVFSLIGHRRSFAGSLIGGIRETQEMLNFCAEHNIAPEIEVISADQINEAYERVLASDVKYRFVIDISTM, from the coding sequence CTTTAAAGAAGCCGAAATTACACGGCGCGATCTAGATTCGAAAGATGTTCTGATTGAAATTAAATTTGCGGGAATCTGCCATTCTGACATTCATACGGCTCACGGGGAGTGGGGCGAGGTAAACTATCCGCTCGTGCCTGGCCATGAGATCGCAGGTATTGTCACAGATGTTGGACCCGAGGTAACCAAATACAAGGTCGGTGACCGGGTAGGAGTCGGATGTATGGTTGACTCCTGCGGTGAATGCGAGAACTGCCAAAAGGGTGAAGAGCAATACTGCCTAAAAGGAAATATTCCGACCTACGCGGGTGTTGATAAATACGGGGAGCCGACTCAAGGCGGCTATTCTACTCATATCGTGGTTGTTGAGGACTTTGTCTTAAGCATTCCGGATAATATTGAGCTGGATGCAGCAGCACCGCTTCTTTGTGCGGGAATTACGACTTTTTCCCCGCTTCATCACTGGAAAGCAGGCCCGGGCAAAAAAGTAGCGGTTATTGGACTCGGCGGTCTTGGCCATATGGCTGTTAAGATTGCCCACGCGATGGGTGCAGAAGTGACGGTCCTTTCTCAATCATTGAAGAAAAAAGAAGACGGCATGCGGTTCGGTGCTGCTGATTACCATGCGACAAGTGATCCGGAGACGTTTGAAAAGCTTGCCGGAAAGTTTGATTTGATCATTAACACGGTAAGTGCCAAGCTTAACCTGGATTCCTATCTTTCTCTTCTAACGCTAGACGGCAGCTTAGTAAATGTCGGGGCTCCTGCAGAACCGCTTTCCTTAAACGTGTTCTCTTTGATTGGCCACCGCCGTTCATTTGCCGGCTCCCTGATCGGCGGAATCCGTGAAACGCAGGAGATGCTGAATTTCTGTGCAGAGCATAACATTGCTCCTGAAATTGAGGTTATTTCTGCCGATCAAATTAACGAAGCATACGAACGTGTATTGGCTTCAGATGTGAAATACCGTTTTGTCATTGATATCAGCACAATGTAA